The proteins below come from a single Melospiza georgiana isolate bMelGeo1 chromosome 4, bMelGeo1.pri, whole genome shotgun sequence genomic window:
- the MANSC1 gene encoding MANSC domain-containing protein 1, with translation MSRGGSRWPVRLLLTACLMAGPALGQECSAEKMENSIIDINLSLPRGVRGAEPLRVPGAGACVRACCSGHRLAGDKKCNLIIFYAARTSTHPNCYLFYCPSTEACPMKPATGLVSYWITTEDKSIKTENFSSDEHSLPSDAGTFISHSQDIHQNHTASLEQSVFHQASELLNHIGKHLDNMELHTVSPEPQRAKESESLDPISRQQGINVPSSTPSAAPVGNPTASFPTSAQAGAPETSSAALAALPTGTAQLESLTTSLHPGAAKPTTAHPTTAASPPAANPAVPASSITATHHVPLSKPTNSAFPSTTVQVTTNSGSATALSGVRTPAMAPEPTVLSSSDTSHRTLPSFPGFILSSNSPASSQNDLQGYDPSDSESSLSEGVLRGKGVFQLGEKSSLVAALFFGMMFLLLVIVLTGRKIHESLQKRRYTRLDYLINGIYADV, from the exons ATGTCCCGCGGGGGCAGCCGCTGGCCGGTTCGCCTGCTGCTGACCGCCTGCCTGATGGCCGGGCCGGCGCTGGGCCAGGAGTGCTCGGCGGAGAAGATGGAGAATTCCATCATCGATATAAACCTGTCCCTGCCCCGCGGCGTGCGGGGCGCGGAGCCGCTGCGCGTCCCCGGCGCGGGTGCGTGTGTCCGCGCCTGCTGCTCGGGGCACCGGCTCGCAG GAGACAAGAAGTgtaatttgattattttttatgCTGCAAGAACAAGTACACATCCAAACTGCTACTTGTTTTACTGTCCTAGCACTGAGGCTTGTCCAATGAAACCTGCAACAGGACTTGTGAGCTACTGGATAACTACAG aggATAAATCCATCAAGACTGAGAACTTTTCTTCAGATGAGCATTCTTTGCCTTCGGATGCTGGAACCTTCATTTCTCACAGCCAGGACATCCATCAGAATCACACTGCCAGTTTGGAGCAGTCTGTCTTTCATCAGGCATCTGAGCTCCTGAACCACATAGGCAAGCATTTGGACAACATGGAACTTCATACAGTTTCTCCTGAACCTCAAAGAGCAAAAGAATCTGAGAGCTTGGACCCCATCTCAAGGCAGCAGGGAATTAATGTGCCATCCAGCactccttctgctgctccagttGGAAACCCCACTGCTTCCTTCCCCACCTCTGCTCAGGCAGGTGCCCCTGaaaccagcagtgctgctcttgctgctctgccaacaggcactgcccagctggAGTCTCTTACAACCTCTCTGCATCCTGGTGCTGCCAAACCAACCACAGCCCAtcccaccacagctgcctctccaCCTGCAGCTaatcctgctgtccctgcctccaGCATCACTGCCACTCATCATGTTCCTCTTTCCAAGCCcacaaattctgcttttccttctacAACCGTGCAGGTGACCACGAATTCTGGATCTGCCACTGCCCTATCAGGGGTAAGGACTCCAGCCATGGCTCCTGAGCCAACAGTTCTCTCCTCCAGTGATACCAGCCATAGGACCCTACCCTCTTTTCCAGGTTTCATTCTGTCCAGCAATTCTCCTGCATCTTCCCAAAATGACCTTCAAGGTTATGACCCGTCTGACTCAGAGAGCTCCCTGTCAGAAGGTGTTCTGAGAGGGAAAGGTGTCTTtcagctgggggaaaaaagcagcctTGTAGCAGCTTTGTTTTTTGGGATGATGTTCTTGTTGCTGGTTATTGTGCTGACAGGGAGGAAAATCCATGAATCTCTTCAGAAGAGGCGTTACACCAGGCTGGATTATTTGATCAATGGAATTTATGCTGATGTCTGA